In Lepidochelys kempii isolate rLepKem1 chromosome 8, rLepKem1.hap2, whole genome shotgun sequence, a single genomic region encodes these proteins:
- the NHP2 gene encoding H/ACA ribonucleoprotein complex subunit 2 isoform X1, protein MAREKSPEPEAAPERSYQELLGNLNPIARPLASRRLTRRLYKCIKKAAKHKQIRRGVKEVQKFINKGEKGIIVLAGDTLPIEVYCHLPVMCEDRSLPYAYIPSKSDLGAAGGSKRPTCVIMIKPHEEYEEAYKECWEEVVSLPVPL, encoded by the exons ATGGCCCGGGAGAAGTCGCCGGAGCCGGAGGCGGCGCCGGAGCGATCGTACCAGGAGCTGCTGGGGAACCTGAACCCGATCGCGCGGCCGCTGGCCTCCCGCAGGCTCACCCGCAGGCTCTACAAGTGCATCAAGAAAG CGGCGAAACACAAGCAGATCCGGCGGGGAGTAAAGGAAGTTCAGAAATTCATCAACAAGGGCGAGAAGGG GATCATAGTCCTTGCTGGAGACACGCTGCCCATTGAAGTTTATTGCCACCTCCCCGTCATGTGTGAAGACAGGTCCCTCCCCTACGCTTACATCCCCTCCAAGTCG gatctgggagcagctggcggCTCAAAGCGCCCAACCTGTGTGATAATGATCAAGCCACATGAGGAGTACGAGGAGGCATATAAGGAGTGTTGGGAGGAGGTTGTGTCTCTTCCTGTCCCCCTGTGA
- the NHP2 gene encoding H/ACA ribonucleoprotein complex subunit 2 isoform X2, which yields MAREKSPEPEAAPERSYQELLGNLNPIARPLASRRLTRRLYKCIKKAAKHKQIRRGVKEVQKFINKGEKGIIVLAGDTLPIEVYCHLPVMCEDRSLPYAYIPSKSVRIWEQLAAQSAQPV from the exons ATGGCCCGGGAGAAGTCGCCGGAGCCGGAGGCGGCGCCGGAGCGATCGTACCAGGAGCTGCTGGGGAACCTGAACCCGATCGCGCGGCCGCTGGCCTCCCGCAGGCTCACCCGCAGGCTCTACAAGTGCATCAAGAAAG CGGCGAAACACAAGCAGATCCGGCGGGGAGTAAAGGAAGTTCAGAAATTCATCAACAAGGGCGAGAAGGG GATCATAGTCCTTGCTGGAGACACGCTGCCCATTGAAGTTTATTGCCACCTCCCCGTCATGTGTGAAGACAGGTCCCTCCCCTACGCTTACATCCCCTCCAAGTCGGTAAG gatctgggagcagctggcggCTCAAAGCGCCCAACCTGTGTGA
- the RMND5B gene encoding E3 ubiquitin-protein transferase RMND5B isoform X4 translates to MMAQCCRKIKDTVQKLASDHKDIHSSVSRVGKAIDRNFDAELCSVVSDSVWESREKQQQQQILQMAIVEHLYQQGMLSVAEELSQESTLNVDLDFKQPFLELNRILEALHKQDLRPALDWAISKRQHLLELNSSLEFKLHRLHFIRLLAGGPDKQLEALSYARHFQPFARLHQREIQVMMGSLVYLPLGIENSPYCHLLDARHWTEICETFTRDACALLGLSVESPLSVSFASGCVALPVLMNIKAVIEQRQCTGVWSHKDELPIEIELGMKCWYHSVFACPILRQQTTDSNPPIKLICGHVISRDALNKLINGGKLKCPYCPMEQNPADGKRIIF, encoded by the exons ATGATGGCCCAGTGCTGTCGAAAGATCAAGGACACGGTGCAGAAACTGGCCTCGGACCATAAAGATATTCACAGCAGTGTCTCCAGGGTGGGCAAAGCCATTGATAGG AACTTCGATGCCGAGCTCTGCAGCGTGGTCTCAGATTCGGTGTGGGAGTCgcgggagaagcagcagcagcagcagattctgCAGATGGCGATTGTGGAGCACTTGTACCAGCAGGGCATGCTGAGCGTGGCAGAGGAGCTGTCCCAG GAGTCCACCCTGAATGTGGACTTGGACTTCAAGCAGCCGTTCTTGGAGCTGAACCGGATCCTGGAAGCGCTGCACAAGCAGGACCTGCGTCCAGCTCTGGA CTGGGCAATCTCAAAGAGGCAGCATCTGCTGGAGCTGAACAGCTCCCTGGAATTCAAGCTGCATCGTCTCCACTTCATCCGGCTCCTGGCTGGCGGCCCTGACAAGCAGCTGGAGGCCCTGAGCTACGCTCGCCACTTCCAGCCCTTTGCCCGCCTGCACCAGCGAG AGATCCAGGTCATGATGGGCAGCCTTGTGTACCTGCCTCTGGGCATTGAGAACTCCCCGTACTGCCACCTGCTGGATGCCCGGCATTGGACAGAGATCTGCGAGACCTTCACCCGCGACGCCTGTGCCTTGCTGGGACTCTCGGTGGAATCCCCTCTCAGTGTCAG CTTTGCGTCCGGATGTGTGGCACTGCCCGTGCTGATGAACATCAAGGCAGTGATTGAGCAGAGACAGTGCACAGGTGTCTGGAGCCACAAGGATGAGCTGCCT ATTGAAATTGAGCTGGGCATGAAGTGCTGGTACCACTCAGTGTTTGCCTGCCCCATCCTTCGCCAGCAGACAACTGACTCCAATCCGCCTATCAAACTCATCTGCGGGCATGTCATCTCCCGGGACGCGCTCAACAAGCTCATCAATGGGGGGAA GCTGAAGTGTCCCTACTGCCCCATGGAGCAGAACCCAGCTGATGGGAAGCGCATCATCTTCTGA